From the genome of Streptomyces sp. NBC_00659, one region includes:
- a CDS encoding bifunctional aldolase/short-chain dehydrogenase: protein MAPHPEAAALLARSHRLGADPRNTNYAGGNASAKGTDTDPVTGGDVELMWVKGSGGDLGTLTESGLAVLRLDRLRAMTEVYPGVDREDEMVAAFDYCLHGKGGAAPSIDTAMHGLVDSPHVDHLHPDSGIALACAADGEKLTAECFGDRVVWVPWRRPGFQLGLDIAAVKEANPGAVGCVLGGHGITAWGATAEECERNSLHIIRTAEAFLAERGKAEPFGPAVEGYEALDARDRRERAAALAPHIRAIASQDRPQVGHFTDSEEVLDFLARAEHSRLAALGTSCPDHFLRTKVRPLVLDLPPAASLDEAVARLAELHAEYRVEYAAYYERHALPDSPAMRGADPAIVLVPGVGMFSFGKDKQTARVAGEFYVNAINVMRGAEAVSSYAPIEESEKFRIEYWALEEAKLQRMPKPKPLATRVALVTGAGSGIGRAIAERLVAEGACVVVADLNAEGAERVAAELGGPDKAVAVAVDVTSEERIAEAFQAAVLAFGGVDLVVNNAGISISKPLLETTAKDWDLQHDIMARGSFLVSREAARVMIAQKLGGDIVYIASKNAVFAGPNNIAYSATKADQAHQVRLLAAELGAHGIKVNGVNPDGVVRGSGIFAGGWGAQRAATYGIEEEKLGEFYAQRTILKREVLPEHVAAAVFALTGGDLTHTTGLHIPVDAGVAAAFLR, encoded by the coding sequence ATGGCACCCCATCCCGAAGCCGCCGCTCTGCTCGCCCGGTCGCACCGGCTCGGCGCCGATCCCCGCAACACCAACTACGCGGGCGGCAACGCCTCCGCGAAGGGCACCGACACCGACCCCGTGACCGGCGGTGACGTGGAACTGATGTGGGTGAAGGGGTCCGGCGGCGACCTCGGCACCCTCACCGAGTCCGGACTCGCGGTGCTGCGCCTCGACCGGCTGCGCGCGATGACCGAGGTGTACCCGGGCGTCGACCGCGAGGACGAGATGGTGGCCGCGTTCGACTACTGCCTGCACGGCAAGGGCGGCGCCGCGCCGTCCATCGACACGGCGATGCACGGACTCGTCGACTCCCCGCACGTCGACCATCTGCACCCCGACTCGGGGATCGCGCTCGCCTGCGCGGCCGACGGGGAGAAGCTGACCGCCGAGTGCTTCGGCGACCGTGTGGTGTGGGTTCCGTGGCGCCGGCCCGGCTTCCAGCTCGGGCTGGACATCGCGGCGGTCAAGGAGGCCAACCCGGGGGCCGTCGGCTGTGTCCTGGGCGGCCACGGCATCACCGCGTGGGGCGCCACCGCCGAGGAGTGCGAGCGCAACTCGCTGCACATCATCCGCACCGCCGAGGCCTTCCTGGCCGAGCGGGGGAAGGCGGAGCCGTTCGGGCCCGCCGTCGAGGGGTACGAGGCGCTCGACGCGCGGGACCGCCGCGAGCGGGCCGCCGCGCTCGCGCCGCACATCCGGGCCATCGCCTCCCAGGACCGCCCGCAGGTCGGCCACTTCACCGACTCCGAAGAGGTGCTCGACTTCCTCGCCCGCGCCGAGCACTCACGGCTCGCGGCCCTCGGAACCTCGTGCCCGGACCACTTCCTCCGCACCAAGGTCAGGCCGCTCGTGCTCGACCTTCCGCCGGCCGCCTCCCTCGACGAAGCGGTCGCCCGGCTCGCCGAACTGCACGCCGAGTACCGCGTGGAGTACGCCGCCTACTACGAGCGGCACGCGCTGCCCGACTCCCCCGCGATGCGCGGCGCGGACCCGGCGATCGTGCTGGTCCCCGGGGTCGGCATGTTCTCCTTCGGCAAGGACAAGCAGACGGCGCGGGTGGCGGGCGAGTTCTACGTCAACGCGATCAACGTGATGCGCGGTGCCGAGGCCGTCTCGTCGTACGCGCCCATCGAGGAGTCGGAGAAGTTCCGCATCGAGTACTGGGCCCTTGAGGAGGCCAAGCTCCAGCGGATGCCGAAGCCCAAGCCGCTCGCCACCCGCGTCGCCCTGGTGACGGGCGCGGGCAGCGGGATCGGCAGGGCCATCGCCGAGCGGCTGGTGGCCGAGGGCGCGTGTGTCGTGGTCGCCGACCTGAACGCCGAGGGCGCCGAGCGGGTCGCCGCCGAACTGGGCGGTCCCGACAAGGCCGTCGCCGTCGCCGTGGACGTCACCTCCGAGGAGCGGATCGCCGAGGCCTTCCAGGCCGCGGTGCTGGCCTTCGGCGGTGTCGACCTGGTGGTGAACAACGCGGGCATCTCCATCTCCAAGCCGCTCCTGGAGACCACCGCCAAGGACTGGGACCTCCAGCACGACATCATGGCGCGCGGCTCCTTCCTCGTCTCGCGCGAGGCGGCCCGGGTGATGATCGCGCAGAAGCTGGGCGGCGACATCGTCTACATCGCCTCCAAGAACGCGGTCTTCGCCGGCCCGAACAACATCGCCTACTCCGCCACCAAGGCCGACCAGGCCCACCAAGTGCGGCTGCTGGCAGCCGAGTTGGGCGCACACGGCATCAAGGTCAACGGTGTCAACCCGGACGGTGTCGTGCGCGGCTCGGGCATCTTCGCGGGCGGCTGGGGCGCACAGCGGGCGGCGACGTACGGCATCGAGGAGGAGAAGCTCGGCGAGTTCTACGCCCAGCGGACCATCCTCAAGCGGGAGGTGCTGCCGGAGCATGTCGCGGCCGCCGTGTTCGCCCTGACGGGCGGGGACCTGACGCACACCACGGGGCTCCACATCCCGGTCGACGCCGGCGTCGCCGCCGCTTTCCTGCGGTGA
- the rhaI gene encoding L-rhamnose isomerase, producing the protein MTEFAAVKAALKTQAVETPSWAYGNSGTRFKVFAQPGVPRTPQEKLDDAAKVHEFTGAAPTVALHIPWDRTDDYAALAKHAEERGLKLGAINSNTFQDDDYRLGSVCHPDAAVRRKAVGHLLECVDIMDATGSKDLKLWFADGTNYPGQDDLRARQDRLAEALAQVYARLGDHQRMLLEYKFFEPAFYATDVPDWGTAYAHCLKLGPKAQVVVDTGHHAPGTNIEFIVATLLRENKLGAFDFNSRFYADDDLMVGAADPFQLFRIMYEVIRGGGFTPDVAFMLDQCHNIEAKIPAIIRSVMNVQEATAKALLVDGAALAEAQRTGDVLAANAVLMDAYNTDVRPLLAEVRAELGLDPDPVAAYRRSGWAERIAAERVGGTQAGWGA; encoded by the coding sequence GTGACCGAGTTCGCCGCGGTGAAGGCCGCTCTCAAGACCCAGGCCGTCGAGACGCCGTCGTGGGCGTACGGGAACTCGGGGACCCGGTTCAAGGTGTTCGCGCAACCGGGCGTGCCCCGGACCCCCCAGGAGAAGCTGGACGACGCCGCCAAGGTGCACGAGTTCACCGGCGCCGCCCCGACCGTCGCCCTGCACATCCCCTGGGACAGGACCGACGACTACGCGGCGCTCGCCAAGCACGCCGAGGAGCGCGGCCTGAAGCTCGGCGCGATCAACTCCAACACCTTCCAGGACGACGACTACCGGCTCGGCTCCGTCTGCCACCCGGACGCGGCGGTGCGCCGCAAGGCCGTCGGACACCTGCTCGAATGCGTCGACATCATGGACGCCACGGGTTCGAAGGACCTGAAGCTGTGGTTCGCCGACGGGACGAACTACCCCGGCCAGGACGACCTCCGCGCACGCCAGGACCGGCTGGCGGAGGCTCTGGCGCAGGTCTACGCGCGACTCGGCGACCACCAGCGGATGCTGCTGGAGTACAAGTTCTTCGAGCCCGCCTTCTACGCGACGGACGTCCCCGACTGGGGCACCGCGTACGCGCACTGCCTCAAGCTCGGCCCCAAGGCGCAGGTCGTGGTCGACACCGGGCACCACGCCCCCGGCACCAACATCGAGTTCATCGTCGCCACGCTGCTGCGCGAGAACAAGCTCGGCGCCTTCGACTTCAACTCCCGCTTCTACGCCGACGACGACCTGATGGTGGGCGCCGCCGACCCCTTCCAGCTCTTCCGGATCATGTACGAGGTGATCCGCGGCGGCGGCTTCACCCCGGACGTCGCCTTCATGCTCGACCAGTGCCACAACATCGAGGCGAAGATCCCGGCGATCATCCGGTCCGTGATGAACGTGCAGGAGGCCACGGCCAAGGCGCTCCTCGTCGACGGTGCCGCGCTCGCCGAGGCTCAGCGGACCGGTGACGTGCTGGCCGCGAACGCTGTGCTGATGGACGCGTACAACACGGACGTACGTCCGCTGCTCGCCGAGGTCCGCGCGGAGCTGGGGCTCGACCCCGACCCGGTGGCCGCGTACCGCCGCTCCGGGTGGGCGGAGCGGATCGCCGCCGAGCGGGTCGGGGGGACCCAGGCGGGGTGGGGGGCCTAG